Proteins co-encoded in one Armatimonadota bacterium genomic window:
- the mraY gene encoding phospho-N-acetylmuramoyl-pentapeptide-transferase gives MATWPLWAQAGAAALLAAAAVLVTAPRAVAWLSALGSRQQIREDAPARHRAKAGVPTMGGVLIVAAVVLATAITGGWTARVGLGLAGLLGFGAIGFLDDLQKVRRGRNLGLRARERLTLQLGLGLLLGSVTAATLGSAVRLPGGAAIDLGGAYAVVAALWLTGFANAVNLTDGLDGLAAGLSAAAAAGLALVAARRAAPDAAVVAAAIAGAAAGFLSVNRYPARLIMGDVGSNALGGGLAALAMATGTELPLAIIGGVFVAEAASVLAQVAYFKATGGRRILRMSPLHHHFELVGWSEPQVVRRFYAAGGVCLVLGVIAAR, from the coding sequence GTGGCGACGTGGCCCCTGTGGGCGCAGGCGGGCGCGGCAGCCCTGCTGGCGGCTGCGGCGGTGCTGGTGACGGCACCGCGGGCGGTGGCGTGGCTGTCGGCCCTGGGGTCGCGGCAGCAGATCCGCGAGGATGCCCCCGCGCGCCATCGGGCCAAGGCCGGCGTGCCGACCATGGGCGGCGTGCTGATCGTGGCTGCCGTGGTGCTGGCGACAGCGATCACGGGCGGCTGGACGGCACGGGTCGGGTTGGGGCTGGCAGGCCTCTTGGGGTTTGGGGCCATCGGATTCCTCGACGATCTGCAGAAGGTGCGCCGGGGGCGCAATCTGGGCCTGCGGGCCAGGGAGCGGCTGACCCTGCAACTGGGGCTGGGCCTGCTGCTGGGCAGCGTCACGGCCGCTACGCTGGGGTCTGCGGTGCGGCTGCCCGGCGGTGCCGCGATCGACCTGGGCGGCGCCTACGCTGTCGTCGCCGCATTGTGGCTCACGGGGTTCGCTAACGCCGTGAACCTCACCGACGGGCTCGACGGGCTCGCCGCAGGGCTGTCGGCCGCGGCCGCGGCGGGGCTGGCGCTCGTGGCCGCCAGGCGCGCGGCACCCGACGCGGCCGTGGTGGCCGCCGCCATCGCTGGCGCGGCAGCGGGCTTCCTGTCGGTGAACAGGTACCCTGCGCGCCTCATCATGGGTGACGTGGGGTCCAACGCGTTGGGCGGAGGCCTGGCGGCGCTGGCGATGGCCACGGGCACGGAACTCCCCCTGGCGATCATCGGCGGCGTCTTCGTGGCGGAAGCGGCGTCGGTGCTGGCGCAGGTGGCCTACTTCAAGGCGACCGGAGGCCGGCGCATCTTGCGCATGAGCCCACTGCATCACCACTTCGAGCTCGTGGGCTGGTCGGAGCCCCAGGTGGTCCGGCGGTTCTACGCCGCCGGCGGAGTCTGCCTGGTGCTCGGCGTCATCGCCGCCCGATGA
- the murF gene encoding UDP-N-acetylmuramoyl-tripeptide--D-alanyl-D-alanine ligase, protein MSVRLMVNDLVAATGGRLVVPPGGAVPAAVTGVTIDSRTAAPGNLFVALRGTTTDGHRFVDDAAARGAVLALVSEPPAARGLPAIVVDDTLRALGAVAALWRRQLAPVVVGITGSVGKTTTVALTAHVLARRWRVARTAESWNAELGVPLALLGLRPHHEVAVLEMAMRGRGQIRALAAMARPQLGVVTLIGDTHLELLGSHEAIAAAKAELLESLPDDGLAIVNADDPWTPRVLRDVRSRVLRAGLGPDADVRATAVAPAGDGMRFVLHGGGEQAEVLLPLPGRHQVQNAVLAAAVGVALGLPVAEVAAGLRQARPPAMRQQVVLIDDVLVVDDSYNASPQSMRAAFEVLDQVSGARRRVLVLGEMRELGPQAHELHRDVGRAAAAVRPAVLLAVGPAARGYVEGAMAAGMPADALVWVPDVEAALPVVRGMVRAGDAVLIKGSRAVAMERLVAGLGAGAPAGSL, encoded by the coding sequence GTGAGCGTCCGCCTGATGGTCAACGACCTGGTGGCAGCCACCGGCGGCCGGCTCGTGGTGCCGCCGGGGGGCGCGGTGCCCGCGGCGGTGACCGGCGTGACCATCGACAGTCGCACGGCCGCGCCCGGCAATCTGTTCGTTGCACTGCGGGGGACCACCACCGACGGGCACCGGTTCGTGGACGATGCGGCCGCGCGGGGCGCCGTGCTGGCGCTGGTCAGCGAGCCGCCGGCAGCCCGCGGGCTGCCGGCCATCGTGGTCGACGATACGCTGCGGGCCCTGGGGGCGGTGGCGGCGCTGTGGCGGCGACAGCTGGCACCGGTCGTCGTGGGGATCACCGGCAGCGTGGGGAAGACCACGACGGTGGCCCTGACGGCGCACGTGCTCGCGCGGCGCTGGCGGGTCGCGCGTACCGCAGAGTCGTGGAACGCCGAGCTCGGTGTGCCGCTGGCGCTGCTGGGGCTGCGACCACACCACGAGGTGGCGGTGCTGGAGATGGCGATGCGTGGCCGCGGGCAGATTCGCGCCCTGGCCGCCATGGCGCGGCCCCAGCTGGGCGTCGTTACCCTCATCGGCGACACGCACCTGGAATTGCTGGGCTCCCACGAGGCGATCGCGGCAGCCAAGGCCGAGCTGCTCGAGAGCCTGCCCGACGATGGCCTCGCCATCGTGAACGCCGACGACCCGTGGACCCCGCGCGTGCTTCGCGACGTCCGCAGTCGGGTGCTGCGCGCAGGCCTGGGGCCAGACGCCGACGTCCGCGCCACCGCCGTCGCGCCGGCGGGCGACGGCATGCGCTTCGTGCTCCACGGCGGCGGCGAGCAGGCGGAGGTGCTGCTGCCGCTGCCCGGGCGTCACCAGGTCCAGAACGCGGTGCTGGCGGCGGCCGTGGGTGTGGCGCTGGGGCTGCCGGTCGCCGAGGTGGCCGCGGGACTGCGCCAGGCGCGTCCACCCGCGATGCGCCAGCAGGTGGTGCTGATCGACGACGTGCTCGTGGTCGACGACTCGTACAACGCCAGCCCCCAGTCGATGCGGGCGGCGTTCGAGGTGCTGGATCAGGTGAGCGGCGCGCGGCGACGGGTGCTGGTGCTGGGGGAGATGCGCGAGCTGGGGCCACAGGCGCACGAGCTGCACCGCGACGTCGGCCGGGCAGCCGCGGCCGTGCGTCCCGCGGTGCTGCTGGCGGTGGGACCCGCGGCGCGCGGCTACGTGGAGGGAGCGATGGCCGCCGGGATGCCGGCCGACGCCCTCGTTTGGGTGCCCGACGTCGAGGCTGCCCTGCCGGTGGTACGCGGCATGGTGCGGGCCGGCGATGCGGTGCTGATCAAGGGGTCGCGCGCCGTGGCGATGGAGCGCCTCGTGGCCGGATTGGGCGCAGGAGCGCCGGCGGGCTCGCTGTGA